The Cumulibacter manganitolerans genome window below encodes:
- a CDS encoding MFS transporter: MTEGSSASRVHPVWLAVSAVLLLAVNLRMAVSSVGAVLPDVRDGSGLGGFATGLLTALPPFCFGIAGLTGPAIARRIGLHRTALLTLVLIAVGQVVRAAVPGALWLFVGSVVALAAIALANVILPSIVREMFPGRIAGMTAAYTVVMSLAQAMVAFSTIPLMHAFGGDWRLGIGMWAAVAVLAVLPWLPLARHEAPPVRTSAHRLPLRTIARVPKAWILALFFGSQSMQAYIAFGWYPTLLRDEGLARQSAAAQVGIVSVAATIATIFAPTLLGRLRRPAIVTWVLFAGYVLGYLGLLAWPLQLTTLWSILIGIGQTYFPIALYVVNLRAKTPTGVLSLSGFMQSVGYIWAGTGLLLLGTIHGRSTDWNGVLVVMIGLVCLLQILAVVSVSRWSIEEELRERRLLPAGAAR; the protein is encoded by the coding sequence GTGACTGAAGGATCCTCCGCGTCTCGCGTCCACCCCGTGTGGCTGGCCGTCTCCGCCGTGCTGCTGCTCGCCGTCAACCTGCGGATGGCGGTCAGCTCGGTCGGCGCCGTGCTGCCGGACGTCCGGGACGGCAGCGGGCTCGGCGGCTTCGCGACCGGTCTGCTGACGGCGCTGCCGCCGTTCTGCTTCGGCATCGCCGGCCTCACCGGCCCGGCGATCGCCCGCCGCATCGGCCTGCACCGCACCGCGCTGCTGACCCTGGTGCTGATCGCCGTCGGCCAGGTCGTGCGCGCCGCCGTGCCGGGCGCGCTCTGGCTGTTCGTCGGGTCGGTGGTCGCGCTCGCCGCGATCGCGTTGGCGAACGTGATCCTGCCGAGCATCGTGCGGGAGATGTTCCCGGGCCGGATCGCGGGGATGACGGCGGCGTACACCGTGGTCATGAGCCTGGCGCAGGCCATGGTGGCCTTCTCCACCATTCCGCTCATGCACGCCTTCGGCGGCGACTGGCGGCTCGGCATCGGCATGTGGGCCGCGGTCGCCGTGCTGGCGGTGCTGCCGTGGCTGCCGCTCGCGCGGCACGAGGCGCCGCCGGTGCGCACCAGCGCGCATCGGCTCCCGCTGCGCACGATCGCCCGGGTGCCCAAGGCGTGGATCCTGGCGCTGTTCTTCGGCAGCCAGTCGATGCAGGCGTACATCGCCTTCGGCTGGTACCCGACGCTGCTGCGCGACGAGGGCCTGGCACGCCAGTCCGCGGCAGCGCAGGTGGGGATCGTGTCGGTCGCGGCCACCATCGCGACGATCTTCGCACCCACGCTGCTCGGTCGGCTGCGGCGTCCGGCGATCGTCACCTGGGTGCTGTTCGCCGGCTACGTGCTGGGGTACCTCGGCCTGCTCGCGTGGCCGCTGCAGCTGACCACGCTGTGGTCGATCCTGATCGGCATCGGCCAGACGTACTTCCCGATCGCGCTGTACGTCGTGAACCTGCGGGCGAAGACACCGACCGGGGTGCTCTCGCTGTCGGGGTTCATGCAGTCCGTCGGCTACATCTGGGCCGGCACGGGCCTGCTGCTGCTCGGCACCATCCACGGCCGCAGCACGGACTGGAACGGGGTGCTGGTGGTGATGATCGGCCTGGTGTGCCTGCTGCAGATCCTCGCGGTGGTCAGCGTCAGCCGCTGGAGCATCGAGGAGGAGCTGCGCGAGCGCAGGCTGCTGCCGGCCGGCGCCGCACGCTGA
- a CDS encoding flavodoxin family protein — translation MTTSTPAQPPLTAVALTCSLKPSPAESSTDLLAQQLLDELGSHGVSGSLVRVVDHDVAPGVEKDMGDGDAWPALRRKVLDADILVLATPTWMGQHSSVCQRVLERLDAELSETDDEGRLLTYGKVAIAAVVGNEDGAHHIAAILYQALNDVGFTIAAQGGTYWNGEAMHTTDYKDLADTPEVTASATAGAARNAAHLARLLARSAYPAG, via the coding sequence ATGACGACTTCCACCCCTGCCCAGCCCCCGCTGACCGCCGTCGCCCTCACCTGCAGCCTCAAGCCGTCGCCCGCCGAGTCCAGCACCGATCTGCTCGCGCAGCAGTTGCTCGACGAGCTCGGCAGCCACGGGGTGTCCGGCAGCCTCGTCCGCGTGGTGGATCACGACGTGGCTCCGGGCGTCGAGAAGGACATGGGCGACGGCGACGCGTGGCCGGCACTGCGCCGGAAGGTCCTCGATGCCGACATCCTCGTCCTCGCGACACCCACCTGGATGGGCCAGCACTCGAGCGTGTGCCAGCGGGTCCTGGAACGGCTGGACGCCGAGCTGTCCGAGACCGATGACGAGGGACGGCTGCTCACCTACGGCAAGGTCGCGATCGCGGCCGTCGTCGGCAACGAGGACGGCGCGCACCACATCGCCGCGATCCTCTACCAGGCGCTGAACGACGTCGGTTTCACCATCGCCGCGCAGGGCGGCACCTACTGGAACGGCGAGGCGATGCACACCACGGACTACAAGGATCTCGCCGACACCCCGGAGGTCACGGCGTCCGCCACCGCCGGGGCGGCACGCAACGCCGCGCACCTGGCCCGGCTGCTCGCGCGGTCGGCCTACCCGGCCGGCTGA
- a CDS encoding AMP-dependent synthetase/ligase produces MPETVIDAFRGTVAATPDKIAFRTLDEDAVAWTWREVGERAEAIAKGLHELGVSGGDQIALMLTNRPEFHVCDLAGILLGAATLSVYNTLAPEQLVYLLDDAGASVIIAEQAFLPVIRQVREQLARPVEVVVVDGEPGPGELSLDEVMDRGRASTYDLEEASAAIGADTVVTLIYTSGTTGDPKGVQLTHRNILAAYEGADGRVTMPDDARVISWLPAAHIAERMAHHYLPLRHGIEVTCCPDPRRIAEYLPQVRPTWFFAVPRVWEKLKSAVEAKLASIPGEQGEQIRAALAAAVQKVKLEQSRQPVPTELAAAVEQADAAIFAGIRRQLGLDRIDVANVGASPTPPEVLEFFHAIGVPVSEIWGMSETAGLGASNPIEDIRIGTVGRAPDNVRLKLGEDGELLVKSDVVTPGYRNLPEKNRETIVDGWLHTGDIATIDDDGYVRIIDRKKELIISSGGKNMSPALIESRLTTASPLIGQAVAIGDGRPYNTALIVLDPDALPVWARAHGIDGATPAELAGDEQLLAEIDAAVQAANARLSRVEQIKKYTVLAEEWLPASDELTPTMKLRRRPIEAKYRTQIDAMYAP; encoded by the coding sequence ATGCCCGAGACGGTCATCGATGCGTTCCGCGGCACGGTGGCCGCGACCCCTGACAAGATCGCGTTCCGGACGCTCGACGAGGACGCCGTCGCATGGACCTGGCGCGAGGTCGGCGAGCGCGCCGAGGCGATCGCGAAGGGCCTGCACGAGCTTGGCGTCTCCGGCGGCGACCAGATCGCCCTGATGCTCACCAACCGGCCGGAGTTCCACGTGTGCGACCTGGCCGGGATCCTGCTCGGGGCCGCCACCCTGTCCGTGTACAACACGCTCGCACCCGAGCAGCTCGTGTACCTGCTCGACGACGCCGGCGCCTCGGTGATCATCGCCGAGCAGGCGTTCCTGCCGGTGATCCGCCAGGTCCGCGAGCAGCTCGCGCGACCCGTCGAGGTGGTCGTGGTGGACGGCGAGCCGGGCCCCGGCGAGCTGTCCCTCGACGAGGTCATGGACCGCGGTCGTGCCTCGACGTACGACCTCGAGGAGGCGTCGGCAGCCATCGGCGCCGACACCGTCGTCACGCTCATCTACACCTCCGGCACCACCGGCGACCCCAAGGGCGTGCAGCTCACCCACCGCAACATCCTCGCGGCGTACGAAGGTGCGGACGGCCGCGTGACGATGCCGGACGACGCCCGCGTGATCAGCTGGCTTCCGGCGGCGCACATCGCCGAACGGATGGCGCACCACTACTTGCCGCTGCGGCACGGGATCGAGGTGACCTGCTGTCCCGACCCGCGGCGGATCGCCGAGTACCTGCCTCAGGTCCGCCCGACCTGGTTCTTCGCCGTCCCGCGGGTGTGGGAGAAGCTGAAGTCGGCGGTCGAGGCCAAGCTGGCGTCCATCCCAGGGGAGCAGGGCGAGCAGATCCGGGCGGCGCTCGCCGCCGCCGTCCAGAAGGTCAAGCTCGAGCAGTCTCGCCAGCCCGTCCCCACCGAGCTCGCCGCCGCCGTCGAGCAGGCCGACGCCGCGATCTTCGCCGGAATCCGCCGGCAGCTCGGGCTGGACCGCATCGACGTCGCCAACGTCGGCGCCTCGCCCACCCCGCCGGAGGTGCTCGAGTTCTTCCACGCGATCGGAGTGCCGGTCTCGGAGATCTGGGGGATGAGCGAGACCGCGGGCCTCGGCGCATCCAACCCGATCGAGGACATCCGCATCGGCACCGTCGGCCGGGCGCCGGACAACGTCCGGCTGAAGCTCGGCGAGGACGGCGAGCTGCTGGTCAAGAGCGACGTCGTCACCCCCGGCTACCGCAACCTGCCGGAGAAGAACCGCGAGACGATCGTCGACGGCTGGCTGCACACCGGTGACATCGCGACGATCGACGACGACGGCTACGTGCGGATCATCGACCGCAAGAAGGAGCTGATCATCAGCTCCGGCGGCAAGAACATGTCGCCGGCGCTGATCGAGTCTCGGCTCACGACCGCGTCGCCGCTGATCGGGCAGGCCGTCGCGATCGGCGACGGCCGCCCGTACAACACGGCGCTGATCGTGCTCGACCCCGACGCGCTGCCGGTCTGGGCCCGCGCGCACGGCATCGATGGCGCGACCCCCGCGGAGCTCGCCGGCGACGAGCAGCTGCTCGCCGAGATCGACGCGGCCGTCCAGGCGGCCAACGCCCGGCTCTCGCGCGTCGAGCAGATCAAGAAGTACACGGTGCTCGCCGAGGAGTGGCTGCCGGCGAGCGACGAGCTGACGCCGACCATGAAGCTGCGCCGCCGTCCGATCGAGGCGAAGTACCGCACCCAGATCGACGCCATGTACGCCCCGTAG
- a CDS encoding NAD-dependent malic enzyme, with the protein MSKANANTSLPVQRAKATTGSYSITVRLHTGTDPAVVGELATAVSQVGGITTALDIVESRHDRLVVDLTCSAADGTHAEELVAAISGVPGVKVHKVSDRTFLLHIGGKIGVEPTVPLKTRDDLSMAYTPGVGRVSLALAEHPEDVRRLTIKGNSVAVVTDGSAVLGLGNLGPGAALPVMEGKAALFKRFAGINAWPICLDTQDVDEIVRTVELIAPGFGGINLEDIAAPRCFEVEGRLRERLDIPVFHDDQHGTAIVVLAALTNALRFVKQNIDTARIVVAGAGAAGTAIVTLLLAADAHDVVVWDKEGLLSRDDLELAPAKLALAQQTNPHLIRGELRDGLQGADVFIGVSAGGVLAPEWIDEMADERIVFALANPDPEVDIAEAAKRATVVASGRSDYPNQINNVLAFPGVFRGLLDAKASAVTTEMLLRAAYAIAGVVTDDQLNPNYIIPSVFDPGITTAVARAIAGEDAE; encoded by the coding sequence ATGTCCAAAGCGAACGCCAACACCTCGTTGCCGGTGCAGCGCGCGAAGGCGACCACCGGCTCGTACTCGATCACGGTGCGGCTGCACACCGGCACCGACCCGGCCGTCGTCGGTGAGCTGGCGACCGCCGTGTCGCAGGTCGGCGGCATCACGACCGCGCTGGACATCGTCGAGTCGCGGCATGATCGCCTGGTCGTCGACCTCACCTGCTCGGCCGCCGACGGCACGCACGCCGAGGAGCTGGTCGCCGCGATCAGCGGGGTTCCCGGCGTCAAGGTGCACAAGGTGTCCGACCGGACGTTCCTGCTGCACATCGGCGGCAAGATCGGCGTCGAGCCCACGGTCCCGCTGAAGACCCGCGACGACCTCTCGATGGCCTACACGCCGGGCGTGGGCCGGGTCAGCCTGGCGCTGGCCGAGCACCCGGAGGACGTCCGTCGCCTGACGATCAAGGGCAACTCCGTCGCGGTAGTGACCGACGGCAGCGCCGTCCTCGGCCTCGGCAACCTCGGACCCGGTGCGGCGCTGCCGGTGATGGAAGGCAAGGCGGCGTTGTTCAAGCGGTTCGCCGGGATCAACGCCTGGCCGATCTGCCTGGACACCCAGGACGTCGACGAGATCGTGCGCACCGTCGAGCTGATCGCTCCCGGGTTCGGCGGGATCAACCTGGAGGACATCGCGGCCCCGCGCTGCTTCGAGGTCGAGGGGCGGCTGCGCGAGCGGCTGGATATCCCGGTCTTCCACGACGACCAGCACGGGACGGCGATCGTCGTCCTCGCGGCGCTCACCAACGCGCTGCGGTTCGTCAAGCAGAACATCGACACCGCCCGCATCGTCGTCGCCGGAGCCGGTGCCGCGGGCACCGCGATCGTGACCCTGCTGCTGGCCGCCGACGCCCACGACGTGGTGGTGTGGGACAAGGAGGGCCTGCTGAGCCGCGACGACCTCGAGCTGGCGCCCGCCAAGCTGGCCCTCGCGCAGCAGACCAACCCGCACCTGATCCGCGGCGAGCTGCGCGACGGCCTGCAGGGCGCCGACGTGTTCATCGGCGTCAGCGCCGGTGGCGTGCTGGCGCCGGAGTGGATCGACGAGATGGCCGACGAGCGCATCGTGTTCGCGCTGGCCAATCCCGATCCCGAGGTCGACATCGCCGAGGCCGCGAAGCGGGCGACCGTGGTCGCCTCCGGCCGCAGCGACTATCCCAACCAGATCAACAACGTGCTCGCGTTCCCGGGCGTCTTCCGCGGGCTGCTCGACGCCAAGGCGTCGGCTGTGACCACCGAGATGCTGCTGCGCGCGGCGTACGCCATCGCCGGTGTCGTCACCGACGACCAGCTCAACCCCAACTACATCATCCCGAGCGTGTTCGACCCCGGGATCACGACAGCGGTCGCGCGGGCGATCGCCGGTGAGGACGCCGAATGA
- a CDS encoding D-2-hydroxyacid dehydrogenase yields MSSKVRITVAVPMSEALVSQIEAVDPRVEVHYDPAHFPGPRRLGDHHGAPAQPRSDAERDRFFEYLSHGEIVYGIPELQASGLRRIVEQDPRLRWVHAAQAGAGAFVTEAHLDAEQLARVLVTTSAGVHAEPLAEFAMLGMLAGSQDLARLRRQQAAHEWADRHATAQLRGATCLVLGAGEIGAAIASRAKAFGMRTVGIKRRIEPVAGFDDILGVEALTDAVRDADYVVVTLPGTAHTEHLVDARVIAACKPGVVVVNVGRGSVIDEAALVAALRSGHVASAALDVFEREPLEPASPLWDLPNVIVSPHTAALDVGEEQRVADLFCDNLRRYLDGTPLRNVVDVQQGY; encoded by the coding sequence ATGAGCTCGAAGGTCCGGATCACCGTCGCGGTACCGATGTCGGAAGCGCTGGTCAGCCAGATCGAGGCGGTCGACCCGCGCGTCGAGGTCCACTACGACCCGGCGCACTTCCCCGGACCGCGGCGCCTCGGCGACCACCACGGCGCGCCGGCGCAGCCGCGCTCGGACGCCGAGCGGGACCGGTTCTTCGAGTACCTCTCGCACGGCGAGATCGTCTACGGGATCCCGGAGCTGCAGGCGAGCGGGCTGCGCCGCATCGTCGAGCAGGACCCCCGGCTGCGCTGGGTGCACGCCGCGCAGGCCGGCGCCGGAGCGTTCGTCACCGAGGCGCACCTCGACGCCGAGCAGCTCGCGCGGGTCCTGGTGACGACGTCCGCCGGGGTGCACGCCGAACCCCTCGCCGAGTTCGCGATGCTCGGCATGCTCGCCGGCTCCCAGGACCTCGCCCGGCTGCGCCGGCAGCAGGCCGCTCACGAGTGGGCGGACCGGCACGCGACAGCCCAGCTGCGCGGCGCCACCTGCCTGGTCCTCGGCGCCGGGGAGATCGGCGCCGCGATCGCGTCCCGCGCGAAGGCCTTCGGCATGCGGACCGTCGGCATCAAGCGGCGGATCGAGCCGGTCGCCGGCTTCGATGACATCCTCGGCGTCGAGGCGCTGACCGACGCGGTGCGGGACGCCGACTACGTCGTGGTCACGCTGCCGGGCACCGCGCACACCGAGCACCTGGTCGATGCGCGGGTGATCGCGGCCTGCAAGCCCGGCGTCGTGGTGGTGAACGTCGGGCGCGGCTCGGTGATCGACGAGGCGGCCCTCGTCGCGGCACTGCGCAGCGGCCACGTCGCGTCGGCGGCGCTCGACGTCTTCGAGCGCGAGCCGCTGGAACCGGCGAGCCCGCTGTGGGATCTGCCCAACGTCATCGTCAGCCCGCACACCGCCGCCCTCGACGTCGGGGAGGAGCAGCGGGTCGCGGACCTGTTCTGCGACAACCTGCGCCGCTACCTCGACGGGACGCCGCTGCGCAACGTCGTCGACGTCCAGCAGGGCTACTGA
- a CDS encoding DUF4389 domain-containing protein: MLEERTYPVRVDAAVRPAASRGLWLVKWLLLLPHYVILACLWVAFVLTSVIVFFSVLFTARYPRALFDFNVGVLRWSWRVNYYGYGALGTDRYPPFTLADVPDYPAHLDVVYPERLSRGLVLVKWWLLAIPHYIIVSLFVGGGIWLGTRGSHADGIWDTGWGAGGLVALLVLVAGIALLFSGRYPQSLYDFVLGMDRWALRVAGYAALMTDEYPPFRMDMGGRDPASLPVGPTSPPAFGSPSGSPAETGYPSAPGYPAATGGSAALARATPATAWTAGRVAALVVGALLLFGAAGAFVGGGTLAWADQHYREGSYLMTPRSEMATDRYAIASDSFRLEGSGLDWSMEEVVGSIRLEVTATDPGVPLFIGVARAEDARRYLRDVGYSELDRLGPRFGDGRSDRLRTTDHSGGAPGSPPAEAGIWVESSSGTGTQALTWRASEGDWMVVVMRADGTAGINAQARAGATVPGLPWVIAGIFVAGAVLLAVGALLVGVAVHRAQGGADRGPAATSRAGPDRTEAQ, encoded by the coding sequence ATGCTCGAGGAGCGAACGTACCCGGTGCGCGTCGATGCCGCCGTCCGGCCCGCGGCCTCGCGCGGGCTGTGGCTGGTCAAGTGGCTGCTGCTGCTCCCGCACTACGTGATCCTGGCGTGCCTGTGGGTGGCGTTCGTGCTGACCAGCGTGATCGTGTTCTTCTCGGTGCTGTTCACCGCGCGCTACCCGCGCGCCCTGTTCGACTTCAACGTCGGGGTGCTGCGGTGGAGCTGGCGCGTCAACTACTACGGCTACGGCGCGCTGGGCACGGACCGCTATCCGCCGTTCACCCTCGCCGACGTGCCGGACTACCCGGCGCACCTCGACGTCGTCTACCCCGAGCGCCTGTCGCGGGGGCTGGTGCTGGTCAAGTGGTGGCTGCTGGCCATCCCGCACTACATCATCGTCTCGCTGTTCGTCGGCGGCGGCATCTGGCTGGGCACCCGCGGCAGCCACGCGGACGGCATCTGGGACACCGGCTGGGGCGCGGGCGGGCTGGTCGCCCTGCTGGTGCTGGTCGCCGGCATCGCGCTGCTGTTCTCCGGGCGGTACCCGCAGTCGCTGTACGACTTCGTGCTCGGCATGGACCGGTGGGCGCTGCGCGTCGCCGGCTACGCGGCCCTGATGACCGACGAGTACCCGCCGTTCCGGATGGACATGGGCGGTCGCGACCCCGCTTCGCTACCCGTCGGGCCGACCTCGCCTCCCGCATTCGGAAGCCCCTCCGGTTCCCCGGCCGAGACCGGCTACCCGAGCGCGCCCGGCTACCCGGCCGCGACCGGCGGTTCGGCAGCCCTGGCACGGGCGACGCCCGCCACGGCGTGGACCGCCGGCCGCGTCGCGGCACTGGTCGTGGGCGCGCTGCTGCTGTTCGGCGCGGCCGGCGCGTTCGTCGGCGGCGGCACGCTCGCATGGGCCGATCAGCACTATCGGGAAGGCAGCTACCTGATGACGCCGCGATCGGAGATGGCAACCGACCGCTACGCGATCGCGAGCGATTCGTTCCGCCTGGAGGGCAGCGGTCTGGACTGGTCGATGGAGGAGGTGGTCGGCTCGATCCGGCTCGAGGTCACCGCGACCGACCCGGGCGTCCCGCTGTTCATCGGCGTGGCGCGGGCGGAGGACGCCCGCCGCTACCTGCGCGACGTGGGCTACTCGGAGCTGGACCGGCTGGGACCGCGGTTCGGTGACGGGCGCTCGGACCGCTTGCGGACCACCGATCATTCGGGCGGAGCACCCGGCTCGCCGCCGGCGGAGGCCGGCATCTGGGTCGAGTCGTCCAGCGGCACGGGCACCCAGGCGCTCACGTGGCGGGCGTCGGAAGGCGATTGGATGGTCGTCGTCATGCGCGCCGACGGCACCGCCGGCATCAACGCGCAGGCGCGGGCCGGCGCCACCGTGCCGGGCCTGCCGTGGGTGATCGCCGGCATCTTCGTCGCCGGGGCGGTGCTGCTCGCGGTCGGGGCGCTGCTCGTGGGCGTTGCCGTCCACCGAGCCCAGGGCGGCGCGGACCGCGGTCCGGCGGCGACCAGCCGCGCCGGACCGGACCGGACCGAGGCTCAGTAG
- the pheA gene encoding prephenate dehydratase, producing the protein MPDSYAYLGPAGTFAQQALLTIPEVEGAPMMPCSGVPAVAAAVRDGSATFGLMPLENSVEGPVPTTTDELVLGEPLQIVREVFLPVSFVVASRGAQLDELRTLVSHPHAHAQVRGWVRSHLPDVDVVTAASTAEAASLVAQGKYDAAVCASIAAANNGLTVLADGVEDTTGAVTRFVVAALPGPPPAMTGNDRTTFVVHIRQEQPGALSGVLVELAARSINLTRIESRPWRERIGEYHFILECEGHIADPRVGDALAALFRICAEVRFIGSYPRADRANGALPEQARDAAFADAARWLASTREHGARR; encoded by the coding sequence GTGCCCGACTCATACGCCTATCTCGGTCCCGCCGGAACGTTCGCGCAGCAGGCCCTGCTGACCATCCCGGAGGTCGAGGGAGCGCCGATGATGCCGTGCTCCGGGGTACCGGCGGTCGCGGCTGCCGTCCGCGACGGATCGGCGACCTTCGGGCTGATGCCGCTGGAGAACTCCGTCGAGGGCCCGGTGCCGACCACCACCGACGAGCTGGTGCTGGGCGAGCCGCTGCAGATCGTCCGCGAGGTCTTCCTGCCCGTCTCGTTCGTGGTCGCCTCGCGCGGCGCGCAGCTCGACGAGCTGCGCACGCTGGTCAGCCATCCGCACGCACACGCCCAGGTGCGCGGCTGGGTCCGGTCACATCTGCCGGACGTCGACGTGGTGACCGCCGCCTCGACCGCGGAGGCCGCATCCCTCGTCGCACAGGGAAAGTACGACGCCGCGGTGTGTGCGTCGATCGCCGCCGCCAACAACGGTCTGACGGTGCTGGCCGACGGCGTCGAGGACACGACCGGCGCCGTCACCCGGTTCGTGGTGGCTGCCCTCCCCGGGCCGCCCCCGGCGATGACCGGCAACGACCGCACGACCTTCGTCGTGCACATCCGTCAGGAGCAGCCCGGCGCGCTCAGTGGCGTGCTCGTCGAGCTGGCCGCCCGCTCGATCAACCTCACCCGCATCGAGTCGCGTCCGTGGCGCGAGCGCATCGGTGAGTACCACTTCATCCTCGAGTGCGAAGGGCACATCGCCGACCCGCGCGTCGGCGACGCGCTCGCCGCCCTCTTTCGCATCTGCGCGGAGGTGCGCTTCATCGGCTCCTACCCGCGGGCGGACCGCGCCAACGGCGCGTTGCCGGAGCAGGCCCGCGACGCCGCGTTCGCCGACGCCGCCCGCTGGCTGGCGAGCACCCGCGAGCACGGGGCCCGCCGGTGA
- a CDS encoding histidine phosphatase family protein, which yields MKLYLARHAQSEANREHVIACAIPGPDLSELGREQAVALAERLDGHGVRAIYHSRMVRTRQTAAPLGALLGLQMTELPGLHEVHLGDLAERSDVEAYDLMDELATEWNMRERLNFARPGGESGTEVVRRMTADLDRLRERHGDSDDAVLAVAHGLCLRTAVQRWADGVSLEFAFRNLLPNTSLIEIDVPRDRSERPRIVSWAGLDPASAPPDEGGIL from the coding sequence GTGAAGCTGTACTTGGCCCGCCACGCCCAGAGCGAGGCGAACCGCGAGCACGTCATCGCCTGCGCCATCCCGGGCCCGGATCTCAGCGAGCTCGGACGCGAGCAGGCGGTCGCGCTGGCCGAGCGGCTCGACGGGCACGGGGTCCGTGCGATCTATCACTCCCGCATGGTGCGCACCAGGCAGACCGCCGCCCCGCTGGGCGCCCTGCTCGGCCTGCAGATGACCGAGCTGCCGGGCCTGCACGAGGTGCACCTGGGCGACCTGGCCGAGCGCAGCGACGTCGAGGCGTACGACCTCATGGACGAGCTGGCGACCGAGTGGAACATGCGCGAGCGGCTGAACTTCGCGCGTCCCGGCGGCGAGTCCGGCACCGAGGTCGTGCGCCGGATGACCGCCGACCTCGACCGGCTGCGGGAGCGGCACGGCGACTCCGACGACGCGGTGCTGGCGGTCGCGCACGGGCTCTGCCTGCGCACGGCCGTCCAGCGATGGGCGGACGGAGTCAGCCTCGAGTTCGCGTTCCGGAACCTGCTGCCCAACACCTCGCTGATCGAGATCGACGTACCGCGCGACCGGAGCGAGCGTCCGCGGATCGTCTCGTGGGCCGGTCTGGACCCGGCCAGCGCCCCGCCCGACGAGGGCGGCATCCTCTAG
- a CDS encoding GroES family chaperonin translates to MTENAKLPIMMLHDRLLVKEAGDEGDRRSSGGILIPATAQVAKRLRWGKVLGAGPSVRNVKVDDRVLYAEDDQHEVEINAETYVILRERDVHAVAAERVDVSTGLYL, encoded by the coding sequence GTGACCGAGAACGCCAAGCTGCCGATCATGATGCTGCACGACCGACTCCTGGTGAAGGAGGCCGGCGACGAGGGCGACCGGCGATCCTCGGGCGGCATCCTGATCCCCGCGACGGCGCAGGTCGCCAAGCGGCTGCGCTGGGGGAAGGTGCTCGGGGCCGGGCCGTCGGTACGCAACGTGAAGGTCGACGACCGCGTGCTGTACGCCGAGGACGACCAGCACGAGGTCGAGATCAACGCGGAGACCTACGTGATCCTGCGTGAGCGCGACGTGCACGCGGTCGCCGCCGAGCGCGTCGACGTCTCGACCGGCCTGTACCTGTAG
- a CDS encoding alpha-hydroxy acid oxidase has translation MRTDPMPKIPRQLPKWSDLQPLLGFRSPDLHPNRRRLARAATIGDLRTLAKRRTPRSVFDYTDGSAEDESSLRRSRELWESVELNANVLRDISRVDLSTTILGEQSAMPLALAPTGFTRMMHYQGETAVGHEANNAGIPYALSTMGTTSIEEVARLTPDIPRYFQLYVWNDRAASTELINRASAAGYSSLLLTVDTAVAGARLRDVRNGLTIPPQLTPKTFADMALHPAWWGNLLTTAPLEFASLKNWEGTVADMINHMFDPTVSFKDVEWLRSVWPGKLVIKGIQSVEDAKRSFDVGADGIILSNHGGRQLGRARPPLRLLPEARASLGDDKEIFIDGGIMSGSDVVAGVAAGADAVFIGRAYLYGLMAGGNLGVRRALQILRTEIVRTMQLLGVSKVSDLGPQHVRIP, from the coding sequence ATGCGTACCGATCCGATGCCGAAGATCCCGCGGCAGCTGCCCAAGTGGAGCGACCTGCAGCCGCTGCTCGGCTTCCGCTCCCCCGATCTGCACCCGAACCGCCGCCGGCTCGCGCGGGCGGCCACCATCGGCGACCTGCGCACGCTGGCCAAACGGCGTACGCCGCGGTCGGTGTTCGACTACACCGACGGCTCGGCCGAGGACGAGTCGTCGCTGCGGCGCTCCCGCGAGCTGTGGGAGTCGGTCGAGCTGAACGCGAACGTGCTGCGCGACATCTCCCGGGTCGATCTGAGCACGACGATTCTCGGCGAGCAGTCCGCGATGCCGCTCGCGCTCGCCCCGACCGGTTTCACCCGGATGATGCACTACCAGGGTGAGACCGCCGTCGGGCACGAGGCCAACAACGCCGGGATCCCCTACGCGCTGTCCACGATGGGCACCACCTCCATCGAGGAGGTCGCCCGGCTGACCCCCGACATACCGCGCTACTTCCAGCTGTACGTGTGGAACGACCGGGCTGCGAGCACCGAGCTGATCAACCGGGCGAGCGCCGCCGGCTACTCGTCGCTGCTGCTGACGGTGGACACGGCCGTCGCCGGCGCGCGGCTGCGCGACGTCCGCAACGGGCTGACCATCCCGCCGCAGCTGACGCCGAAGACGTTCGCCGACATGGCGCTGCACCCCGCGTGGTGGGGTAACCTGCTGACCACCGCGCCCCTCGAGTTCGCGTCGCTGAAGAACTGGGAGGGCACCGTCGCGGACATGATCAACCACATGTTCGACCCGACGGTCTCCTTCAAGGACGTCGAGTGGCTGCGGTCGGTGTGGCCCGGCAAGCTCGTCATCAAGGGCATCCAGAGCGTCGAGGACGCCAAGCGGTCCTTCGACGTCGGTGCGGACGGGATCATCCTGTCCAACCACGGCGGCCGGCAGCTCGGCCGCGCCCGGCCCCCGCTGCGGCTGCTGCCGGAGGCCCGCGCGTCGCTGGGCGACGACAAGGAGATCTTCATCGACGGCGGCATCATGAGCGGCAGCGACGTGGTGGCCGGTGTCGCCGCGGGCGCGGACGCGGTGTTCATCGGGCGCGCCTACCTCTACGGCCTGATGGCCGGCGGGAATCTCGGCGTCCGCCGCGCGCTGCAGATCCTGCGCACCGAGATCGTGCGCACGATGCAGCTCCTCGGCGTCTCGAAGGTGTCCGACCTGGGGCCGCAGCACGTCCGTATCCCGTAG